The segment TCTTTGCAGGCTTATGATCTTATTCAAGGAGCACTTGTAAGTCTTCATATGATTACTTTCATAAATAGTTGCCTTTATTGAGCTGTTGCttcaactcattaaaaaaagggTGGGTGGCACAAAAGCTGTTGAttctattatgttttttttcagTTGTTATACATTAGCACCTACAATTACCATATTGCTCTGATTAGTTCCTAACTTATGATACTTCCTTCATACTTGGTTGCCTCAATATGGTCGGCTGGTAGTTTTCttaatttatcttcttttatttatttattatatacatAGGTTATGTTTTTCTTAATGTATCATTGTGAGGGACCTTAAACTAATAAATACTTGCTTTGAGAATTTTTAACATGGATCTGTAATTATGTTATTCCTCAATAGGTTACATTGTTTCAATCTTGCGTTCGCATACAACATTATCGTTTCATTGATTGGGCATTTGATGTGTTTCATTAAAATGCATTAATCAACCACTATCATCTATGGTGTtgttgtgttttctttgtgcTATTTTTGGTAATCTTTTCATAGAATGGTTGATTAACTGGAAATATTATGGACAATAATTAGGTTCAGACAAGTATCAGCATGTAAATAATTTGTTAGTTAGAAACTGAGACTTTTCAAATGGTCCCTGATCAGAAAGATCCAAGTTTTGCATTTATAAGAAGTGAGAAAAGCTTTTAAGTGTATCTTTTATGCTTCCAGAAAATATCATGTATTTGATAAATTTTCTTaggtatttttcaaaaattgtaattttttattatgatgtTATTGGTTTGCAGGTAAGATGGAGTTCTATAATGGACAAGTCATTTCCTGACCCACCAACAGCTGTTTTTCTGCATGGCATTCTAGGTAGCAGGAAGAACTGGGGTGGGTACTTTGTACTTTACATCTGCTATAGATAATTTCATTGGTCCACCTAAATTTGTTCCCAAGCAGAGAGGAACAAAAGGAAAGATTTTTCATTTGACATCTTGATTGGTGGCCAACAACTTGATATGATATTTGGCAACTGTTTGTTAAGTTCCTGTAGAAATTAATGAGTTGTACttatcataaaaaaagaaattaatgagTCGCATAATGGCTAATATTTCAGGTACCTTTGCACGGAGATTGGCCAAGGAATTTCCAACATGGCAGGTGCTTTTCTGAAATTGTGCTTGGTTGACATAAATAGAGTCCCTTTTACATTTTGCAAAATATGGATAGGTTCCCTTCCACAAAATCTTTTTGTTGAAGTTACTACTCGTGCATTGTAGAATGTCGAACGCCAGTTGTGTTCTGTTCCAATGCCACTTATTTCTAAAGTTGTGAATGTATCATAGTTTTTACCCATCTAAGCACCTTTTTTCCTGTTATGGCCCCTTTGCCATGGTTCTGCTAGAACAACTTGGGACTTAATGATTTCAAGTCAATCTTATTTGTTTCTCATATTTCTTTGGACAGTTTCTTTTAGTAGACTTGCGTTGCCACGGTGATTCAGCATCGATAAAGAAGAGGGGTCCCCATACTGTTGCTTCCACTGCTCTTGATGTCTTAAAGCTAGTAAGTATATTCTGAGTTTTGGCTATGTTTATTATGAAAGACACCTTCTTCCATATTTTAAATCAGCTAAAACAGAGTCTGATATGTCCTCACTATTGGCATTGCAATTCATTGCTGTTGCACTAATTACTACAGTTCAGGCAGTTGGGTGTATCAGTTTTTCTTTTGGGTGCTATGGTGCATCAAAATTGCATTCAACATAGTCGATAGCTTaataacaccccccccccctccccccccccctattttaattgttttaaggTTCCACAAGCCAAGTTCAATTGCTAATACATATGTGTGGGAACATGCGTGATTTTCTGGATTATGTATACAGTTGTATACATCTCATCTTTCCATATTTTCTACCAGGACGTGTATTCTTTTTTGATCTTCTATAAAATGTAGACAAGCAACTTATTAGGTTAGgtatttaaacttttctttttgatttttattcttCATCTTTTGGCTAGGTTGGACAGCTAAGAATGACACCTCGAGTTCTAGTTGGCCATAGTTTTGGAGGGAAAGGTACTTTAATTATACTAACATGGAATATACCTTAATTTGAGAGAAATATACGTGGTAGTGTAGTTACAAATATTTCAGATGATGGTGCTTAGTATGCTCTCTAACTTTTTATGCAGTTGCATTGAGCATGGTAGAGCAAGCTGCAAAACCTCTTGCACGACCAGTCAAAGTAAGCTCTCTGTTCACTGAATTTGTTAAGGGACTTTAATAATTTGGACAAGAAAAATTACTGGAACTAAGAAAGTTCCAAGTACGTTTTTCGGTAGGTTTTGGATCATGCAGAGAATTTATTAGAACTTTTTCTTTGAAGGTAATTGGGGctatttgaaacttgaaatcaTTATTGACATTTGAACCATGACTCTTGGCTAAACTTTAGTGGACCTTGACTGCCAAAGTAATGATATGCTTGTGcttatttctctttttggttTTCTAGTTTACATCATCTTCCTTTTCTgtttacaatttatttatataggtTTGGTCTCTAGATGCTACTCCTGGAAAGCTTCGATCTGGTGGAGATGGAGAGGATCATCCAGAAGAACTAATAGCATTTTTAAGTACATTGCCAAAGGAGGTCAGTATTTAGTCAATTGTTCAAAATTCTCTTTTGGATGCATCATGTATCCTGCCTTGAGACAGGGACCATGCAATTTTATCATTGCTTATATTATGTTTGACTTGAAGAAGTAAATCAACAGGGTAAGTATTCATTGGAAAAGTAAAAGAGGTTAGTAACTTGAGGGATCAATCTAAGCTATAGTCCTCCACTTCCTTTCTTTAGTTAAAACTTTTACTTTTCAAGAAAGATGAAGTAAGGAGGGAGAGaagaagagggggggggggggggtgggggggtggggTTTAGCTAGGTTTTTCACCACACTAATGTTTCTAACCTTGTCACAAACATCTCTTTATATCCTGCTACACGCAACTTGAgccattttaccacatcatgGCACCAAGCAAATAATATTTCTTgcatttgttatatatatatatatagacaataaTGCGGTTACCTGAAAGTTGAAGTTCTCAATGAAGGAGATCAAGGAGATAAAGAGTAAGTATTCATTAGAAAAGTAAAAGAGGTCACCAGATGAGGGGAAAAATTGAGGAAAGTTACCCTACTAACTACTAATGAAGTTACTAAAGTAAAAGATTTAGAGTATGGCCAGCCATATTATCCTCAAACATATTCTGTTGTTGCCAAGAACAAAAGTCTGGCATTTTATGCTTACTATACGGATTACTTTAAGGAGAGTACctccttttcctttccttttgtaagaatgatattaattatGCTATATCTTTCCTTTAATGAAGGTCTCCTCAAAGCGGGATGTTGTAAATGCTCTCATTCAACAAGGATTTTCGAAAGATGTGGCACAGGTATTTATGAAACATCAATTCTGGCCTTAAAACTCGTATCTGAAGTAAATTAATATGAAGCTGGACAAATGGGGCCTTGTTCATAGATAGAATCTCTTTCCGTATAATGGTTGACAGTTTTGGTTAATGCTTAATTAAAAGTCTTGTGATCTTGCAATTCTGTCCATTTCTAACAATACAGCCTTTTTACGTTGAGATTTTTTTCTGGCCAATCACATTTAGTTTCTCtattgttaaattaccgattatcccaaaagcttaagttgttaggaaatggtgaatttaatcacttaaccataagtcTAACATCCCCCTCACTTGTGGGCCTAAACTtccccttaataagtggggGCCCAACAAGtgggaatttaacattttaaatgggaggtagagtaaaGTCAAGAATCGAACTCAAGATCtccagctctgataccatgctaaattaccaattctcccaaaagcttaaactgttaggaaatggtgaatttaatcacttaaccataagtcTAACATCTATAATGCaagtttattttgaaattgtatttaattgtgACAATATGAATATGAGGGAGTTGGTGTATAACAAGCTTTGTAATAGTACCtatataaaatactaaaaataaagaaCAGTTGCatctttttcctttatttgcttcctgcttttttttttgcccttaGATTTACTTTTGATGCCTCGATAAATTAATTCCTTACATCTTTTCTCTTGTGCAGTGGGTGGTAACTAACCTTCGAACAAATGGTTCTCCTGGTTCATCATCATCAAGCTTCTCATGGGTGTTTGACCTCAAGGGAATAGCTGAAATGTATCAATCCTATGAAGAAACAAATCTATGGTATTAATCTCTTGTTACTTTCTTAGTAGCACGGATTATATCAAATTTTGAGTTGGCCCTCttgatacatttttttccccaatgAGTCTCTTAGATACAAATGCACCTATCCTTCTCATTTGTTTAAGTTATATCCATGCCATTGACTTCTTTGGGGGAGTATGGGATGTGCAGGAACTTTGCcatgaatataaaaatatgttgtCAATCTCAACGGACATATAGTTGTTAGATACACTGaactctaaaatttttttaatccttttctttaacaatttagtttaaaatagtAAAGGCAGAAGACAAACTTATGGTTTCACTTTTTGGGAAAAATGTAAATAGTTGATCCTAAAATAAGCCTTCTCATCTTCTCTgaataattttaggaaaatcgTTGAAGATGTGCCTCAAGGTGTGcatgttaattttttgaaaGCTGAAAGGAGCCTGCACAGGTGGGCTCTTGAAGATCTCCAGAGAATTCATGCTGCTGAGGAAATTGCTGCTGAAGAGGGAGCTGGAGTTGAAATGCATGTCCTTGAAGATGCTGGCCATTGGGTATGTTGTTATCATGTACTTTTATCTGGTGATACGCACAGTATGCCCTGGTGGGAACAATTGATATCCATTATTAATGTtttggaggaaaagaagaaagaactagaatttctttttataaattcCATGATTGGGGTCATTATATATTCCATTGCAGCTTCCTTAAAATTAAGGACACACCTTACAACAAATGATGGCAACGTGTTAAAATTGAAAGTTCTTTTAATGTTTCCTAGTCGCAGGTTGGCTTCAATGACATAGGCCAACATGACAGTGTTAGTCCATAAACAACCTTATCAACTAGGGTGAAAAAGTGATAATATTTAATGTTCTCAATTTATTTTGGACAGAAACTTTTAAATTCTCTTAAGCaaatatttctctttatatGTTCTTCATTGGATTTTGATATGATGGTAATGTCCAAGTTGGGCAGGCTATTGTTCCTTGACAGCATAAAGAAAAATTGTCCTTGCTGCATGCATAAGATTAACTTTAGATGGGGCTTGAAAAGGCGGCATTTGACATGTATTCTTGGAGCCATGTAActtaaaatttatgaaaaaaatcaCTTGCATATTAATTTTAGATAGGTATCTTTTTTGTTCCCATCTCTTTCCAGTGGTCATATGCCAGTTTTTGGTGCACATCAACTTTACACCCAGTGATgtaaaacaaacagaaaataaaaatcaaatcaccgt is part of the Quercus robur chromosome 9, dhQueRobu3.1, whole genome shotgun sequence genome and harbors:
- the LOC126698947 gene encoding uncharacterized protein LOC126698947; translated protein: MSAVSNFAPSCYAGGRSVSFSATATAAESKFRPNMALIRRPFENDKFLVSRLALRQSSRATKDLTVRMAIVDERLARRGNVGKTSEILAYDLIQGALVRWSSIMDKSFPDPPTAVFLHGILGSRKNWGTFARRLAKEFPTWQFLLVDLRCHGDSASIKKRGPHTVASTALDVLKLVGQLRMTPRVLVGHSFGGKVALSMVEQAAKPLARPVKVWSLDATPGKLRSGGDGEDHPEELIAFLSTLPKEVSSKRDVVNALIQQGFSKDVAQWVVTNLRTNGSPGSSSSSFSWVFDLKGIAEMYQSYEETNLWKIVEDVPQGVHVNFLKAERSLHRWALEDLQRIHAAEEIAAEEGAGVEMHVLEDAGHWVQADNPDGLFRILSSSFKGIKT